The DNA sequence AGTCTCGGCCTCTGcagcctgaggaacagagggCTGGAGGCAGGCCCCGGCGCAGGAGGGACCTGGGCAGCCGCCTGCAGGCCCAGCGTCGAGCCCAAAGGATAGCCTGGACAGAAGTGGATGAGAATGAGAAGGAAGATGTTATCCCAGGTGAGAGGGGCCCAGCTTGGTAGTGAAGAAGGCTGGATTGATGATGGGGTAAGTGGGAGAGTGGAGTGTGAAGCCACAGTGTAAGAGAGACATGGGGTAGAGGAATGGACACTTAGGACCCAGACTTTGGTTCTGGTCTCTAACTGGTCCCTAACTATTCTATTTGATTAACCTCCTCTTCCTTCATCTTGGCTCTCAGTATCTATACACAGGAGGTCAGGGGCCTTTAGACTGACCCTGAAAGTTCCATAATCCATCTATTATATCCCAGTGCCCTTCCTGGAGTGCAGTTACCTGTAACCCCAGAAGAAGGGTTTGGGAATAGAAGCATTCTCTTGACATAGAGGTGTCCATATCCCTGGTGCCAGGAGATCAGAGCCTTTAGGATTGTAGGAAAGAATGCATCTTCTCTAGTACTTAAGTGCTGATTTGAGCCTGAAGAAGGGATATCAGGGCCTTTCCTTGAAACTGGGGCATTTGGGACTTTTGCCTTGAATCCTTGAGGTTAGCCCTTTGGACTCAAAAAAGGTCCTCTGTTGTGTCATCCCTCTTGTCTCAGATACCCATACTGCTCATAAAAAAGCATCTCTTTAACTTTAAACTGGCTCTTGGGTAGTCAGTGGGGTGGGACTGAATGTTTACCTTGGTTCTATTAGGACAAAGGGATAATCCTGGCCAGGGTCTAAGCCCTGAATGCTTAATAATTCTTGACTAGAATGAGAGGATTTTAGATTTGAGACTGGGATAAATTTCCCCACAGGGCTGTCCTTTCCTGGAGGTGGCACCAGGATAGAAACCAAGGTCCTCTGCAATCTCATCACCACCTGTGATCCTCAGACACCCAGATATTGGCATCTCCCTTTTACATGTGTACATTATCTAAAGTCTCATCCTTACAGATGCTCCCACCTGCAGCATaacgtgtgtgtgcacacatgatTTTATGGTAGATGCCTCAGTATGGCAGAGCTGGACTAGTAACATTCATAGGTGGGTGGAAGGGGTTTATTCATGAGGAGAGTGACAAGGGGTAGGATGAATTCCCTCTAGCTAGGACCTGAACTATCTTCCTCTAACCATACCCAGCCCAGGAGGAAGAAGACATTGAGAAGCCAGTGGAAACTCATCTGACAGGGAAAATTGGAGCCAAGAAACTACGGAAGTTAGAGGAGAAACAAGCTCGAAAAGCCCAGCGTGAGGCAAGCAGGAGGGATGGGGTGTAGCTCTGGGAAATGGAAAAGGGCCACTTTTCCCCATGGCAGACTCTACCCTTGGGCTTCTTTTACATTGGACTGCTGAATACTGCTCTGTCTCctgcagaaataaaaaagaactgtgcCTTTTGGTCTTTGCCCTGGCCCAAGTACTACCTTCCCCGACCTGTCTGGAAGTGGGGCAAACTGTATGGGGTGCCCCATGAAGGTTTTGTCTTTAGGCAGAGGAGGCTGAACGTGAAGAGCGGAAACGCCTAGAGTCCCAACGTGAGGCTGagtggaagaaggaggaggagcggCTTCGCTTGGAGGAGGAACAGAAGGTGAGACTGAGACTGATCCTGTCCTTTGACCCCTGACCAGCCAGCTGTGCTTCCTATGCAACTCCCTAGCACCTCTATCCTAGAAGAAGGGCTGTGGACCAGGCACATGGGCATACCCTgatttattttgttcctggcCTCTAAATGTGGGAAGATGTTGCTAAAAAGCAGAGCTTGActtgggattttgtttgtttggtgttttttttttttttttttttttttttggtagtgggaattgaaaCCTGgagaacttaaccactgagttacatctccagcccttttaaaaatattttatttagaaagagtgtctcattgagttgcttagggccttgctaaattgctgaggctagttttgaatttgcaatcctcctacctcagcctcccaagccaactgggattacaggcatgccttaCTATGCccagtttttgtttctttgttttttggttttttgtattggaggtggaacccaggggcattctaccactgagcttcatccacagttcttttttatttcaagacagaatctcactaagctgctaaaggtcttgctaaatttctgagactggcctcaaacttgcaattttcctgcaaaaacttcccaagttgctgggataacaggcgaatgccactgtgcctggcccgaGACGAGGattcttatttatataatttatagagTATGCCTGGAACATTTGAGAAACATTGAGGTAGTCAGAGTGGCTGGAATATAGTAAGCACAGAGGAGGGGGGAAGGGTCAGAGGAAATGGGGCAACTTaccaacaccctgtctcaaaataaaaaggaatggaggtgtaactcagtggttgagcacccctgggttcaatccccagtgtcacagaaacaaaacaaatcaaaaaagaaTTGTGTTCAGCCTCCAAGGGTAGGGAGTTACGCTTTACCTGCCTGAAAGGAGTACCCCTCAGGAATTATGTAgaagtacttttatttatttatttttttgctgtgctggggattaaactcaaggccttgcacatgctaggtaagtactctaccattgagctacatccccagtccttttgtttgttttttagcacTTTCTTTCTGTTGCTGCAAGGTGCTCTAGGCTCATCatcttatatattattatttgccCTGGCTTTagcttcatgttttttttttttttttttttttaactttttttgtggtgctggggattgaatacatGGCCATGAAAATGTTAGGTAatcattcttccactgagctatatccccattccttttcattttttattttgagataggctcttaCAAAGTCCAGTTTGTTCTCAACCTTGTTATCCTTCTACCTTGCCCCTCCCCcaaatatctgggattacaggcatgaaccctATACTTGGTTTtagcttcatattttaaaaacacttttctgTGGGCTCTGTTTTCTGAGTTTGGGTTGTATTGGGAAGAGGCTATTGCACTAGGTGGTGACAGTAACATGGATGTATTGAAGAATTCTGTGGAAGTTAGAGAAAGAAGTGGTAGATGGCACCTCATTTCTGACCAGGGCAGCTGGCCAGGTAGTTGTGTGATTCACCAGCGAGAGACCTAGCAGGAAGACCAGATGTGGCAAGTAGATCACAGGGTGGGTTTGGTACCTGTGAGATGGCCCAGGTGGTATGTCATTGAGCAGTTATATATTTGGGAGGAGAGATTTGATTGGGAGTACAAATGTGACAGTCACTGGTGAGGAAATGGTTGTCAATGCTGGGCCTGGGTGAGGAAGCCCAGGCAGAATAAAGGGTAGAGCAGGGGCTGGGCTGAATGATGAAGGAGGCAAGAATGAATGTCTAGGGAGCAGGAGAAAATCCAGGCAAGGGTGGGGGTGTGGAAATTGAGTGAAGAAAGAGGGGATAGTTGGCTATTCCCATTGCCATTGAGGGATTTGTGAGATGGAAGTCAGAGGTGAGACAACAGCAGGAGGTGTTTCAGTGGAGCTTGGTACATAAAAACCAgattggaggggctggggatgtggctcaagcggtagcgtgctcgcctggcatgcgtgcggcccgggttcgatcctcagcaccacatacaaaaaaaaaaaaaaaaagaagatgttgtgtctgccgaaaactaaaaaataaatattaaaaaaataaattaaaaaaaaaaaaaacagattggaGTGGGCTGGCTGGTGCATGGGTGGTTCGGAAATGGAGCCTGATATTTGTTCATGAAGTTTGGACATGACTGTAGGGAAGATTAGATTGTGGGAGGGTTTTCAAGAGATTTTTACTAAGTAGATCTCCTGAGTAAGGAGGGTACCATTTGTCTGAATGGTAATGGACTAAGACAAGAGGGGTCCAGGTGGGGATCTTAAAGGAGCTCTGTCCCTGGGAAACTGCTGAGCTGTATGCCCTGGTGCCCTACTGGGGCATCAGGGACCAGAACAGGATAGGTGGGCACCTATCCCAAATACTTGACTCTttctcctctgtgtcctcaggaggaggaagagagaaaggccCAGGAAGAACAGGCCCGGCGGGAGCATGAGGAGTACCTGAAACTGAAGGAAGCCTttgtggtggaggaggagggtgtgGGTGAGACCATGACTGAGGAGCAGGTAAGCCCACCACCCCCTGAGAAGCCTGTTTCACAAGGGCAGCCTATGTGAGGCTCAGGGTTGACCACTTCATTGGCAAACACCTCCAATTGGGATATGAGAGGTTGGTGGGTGTGAGTGTTAATAGGCCTTTGCAGCAAGAGGCCATGTCCTCTGTGGAGAGTGATGCCCCCAGACTGTTCACCTGGGAGGATCTGCTGTTCATGCAGGGCAGTAATCGGGCAGGCACACAGATAGGCTGTAGGCAGGTAAGCAGAGAGTACACACACAGTGGGGGTCAGTCATGGACTTCTGTGACTCCACCCTGATTTTTCTATTCCTCTAGTCCCACAGCTTCCTGACAGAATTTATCAACTACATTAAGGTAAGAAGCCACAGAACAGTACAGGTGACACCCTGTCtcatgcatgtgcatgcacacctTTTCAGACCTGAGCAGGGTTTGAGGATGACTTATTCAAGCTTATGCAGGAGTGGGCATGGGGCCCAGTGGGTCTGAACTATTGAGTCCTGGCTGGGGGAGTCCCTTCTCCTTGGACCCAGAAGAGGGAGAAGGACCTGTGTCTGTGTGGGAGGTGCAAACCTCTTATAGCTTCCTCACGCTGGAGTTTGACAGTTCCCCTGCACTTCAGACCCCACGCTTAGTGAGTCACTGTGTTTTCAAGTCTCTTCACGTGTGTTTTCTGCCAGTTCTGTCACACTGAGTTAAAACAAGCgtcctctgccatgtgctcctgACTGGGAACTTGGGTCTTCCAAGGGAAACAGGATGACATTTCCCTTGTAACCTGGAGTAGGGTGGCATTGTGTCGATTCCATCTGCAGCCACCATGCAGTCCATCCTGATGCTGCTTCAGGTTGCATAAGCACATCCTGATCTGCTTTGCTGCTAAGCAACTTCTCTCCCACAAAGGATGTGGTGAGGGGAGAGGTTTTCAAGTGCAGCTCAGAGGTGCAGAGGCGGCTGAGGGAAGGAGTGCAGAGGGAGCGGGGGCGACAGTGGGGGTGGTACCAGGGGCTGCCAAGGAGCTAGGTCTTGCATAATCCTCCTCCATCGCTCCCAAAAGAGAGCAGGGTTTAGACACCTCCCAGCAGTGAGAGTCTGGGCTCATGGCCTATGGTCTGGGGTCTCTAGTAGGGAGAAATGCTGAGAGCTTGAAGCATTTTCCTTTGATGGAGCCCTTTCTCAAGCCTATCACCACTTGATCCAGGATTATTGCCCTGGACAcatctctcccactgtcttgctACTATTAAGAACTTGTCTCCATCCACCCAGTGGGCAGCAACAGTCCTAAAATGCCTCCTCTTGGACCCTTTCCAGGTGAGTTTAGATGAGGGGATCAGCTTTAGTATCCCCCTCACCACTGTATAGACTAGAAGAAAGTCCCCAAGGCAATTCTGGTCATTGCTTTCAGTGCTTCCCTGGAGGTTCCATTCTTGGAGATTCTCTAAACTCTTCTGGAGCTTATGAGTTCTTAAGCCTACATTGGGTGATTCTCCTGAAGTTGCTGTCTTGCAGCAAGAAGGGGGACTTCCGAAATTCAGTCCACTCACCTTCCTCCTCACTTCAAGGGGTTGGGCTCATTAGACTTAGGATTTTAAAACCAGAGGAAGGTTTCTGCACATAGCATAGTTTATAGAGATTTAGGAATAGTTTGCTCTTGTTGTTCCATTCCACTTTCTGATCATGActgggtttgtttattttttttaaacatacttttAGCTCCAGCAGAACTTCAAGCCAGGTCTTTGAGGACCACATGGTATGATTTGTGGTCAAGTTCTGAGCTATCACCAAGAATCCAGTGCCTGTTCCCTGTTTTTTAGACAGAGGCCAGCTGACCAGGTCACCTTTTGCTTGCCCACTCCCTGGCCTTCCTGCTTGCACATACAGTTTGGCATTTCAAATAAGTCACATGCCATCTGCAATCAGGGAGGTTCACAGTGTCACTCCTCCCCCAGCTCATTTGCTTTGGAAGATTCACAGAAATGCAGGGGACCACCTTCTCTTCAGTCACATGTTCTCTCTGGGGGAGGCAGGGGCAGATGCATGTGTATACCCAGCTGTGGATTCTTGGCTGCACCCTGAAAACTAAGGTTTACTGAGGGTGTGTGGGCAGCACAAGGAACATGCCATGGAGCTGCACATGGAAAGCACTTGTCAGTGTTAGTGACAGTTATTTTGAGGGTGGGCTCCATGCCTCAAATGGTGTGAAGAAGATGGATGAGGATAAGTTCAGCATGCCAGAGTTGTGGGGGGATCCAGGGTGAGGGGGTAAGAGCAAAGATGAGGCAGGAATGAACCCCCACTGGGTCTACTGAGAGGTCCTGGCTCATTGGGGGTCTTTGTCTCCTCTTTCCTTATTCATGTACTTCCTTTCTCACCAGCTGGGCTGTGAGTCGAGGGTAGGAGCTGTGTTTTGTTTACCATTATTTCCCTGCATCCTTTCAGTGCCTCGTTAGGTCCTGAGCAAACGAAAGTATTGGTAACAGTTCTTAAAAATAGTggctggcacagtggtgcacacctgtaatcccagttgcttggaaggctaagacaggagggtctccagtttgaggccagcctgggcactatAGCCAAACCCtgcttcaaaaattaaatttaaaaagggctgggatgtaactcagtggtggaatacttgcctagcatgtgtgtggtcCTGGGTTCACTTCCTAGTACTATTAAAAAAGAGctttttaggggctgggaatgtgcttcagtggtagaatattccCAGCAGTGTGGGAAAGGCACCATCAACAAAAATCCTTTTTGAAAACCTTAAATCAGAATGCAGACCTAAGAGGATATCTCCATGTTAGAAGGGATTTGCCCAAACTCATTCTCTCTCCCATTTTCTCCCTCCCCTGTAGCAATCCAAGGTTGTACTCTTGGAAGATTTGGCTTCCCAGGTGGGCCTACGGACTCAGGTAAGCTCTGGAAGGTCACCTGCTGTGTGGAGGCCATGGGGTCTGTGTGCAGCAGGGCACCTGCTGTCATAAGAATGGGAGAGTCCTGAGGCCCCCTCCAACCTGCCCCCAACCTAGAATGTAGAAGTCTTGGCACCACAGGAATCCTGCATTTCTACTAGATGAAAGaacaagcagaaaagaaaaaaaaaaaattcaaatcccaTCCCTCCACCAGCCCAAATCCAGTTACCTTGACAACTCTCTTGCAGACAGGCTGTTTTGTGGCCTAACATCTCCACTGCTCCCCTCCCACTGGAAGAGAGCCTCTGATGGTGGTCTTGCAGGACCCAGGACTAGAGCCTCTTCTCCTCATGGTCCCTCCAAAGGAGAAGCAGATTTATATGGGACAGCTATGAGAGTGAGGGAAGGAGGTTTGGCTGTAGCAggagggaaaatgtgtttttttccttgGGACAGTAGCATCTGTCTTTGTTCTCTTCATAGGACACTATCAACCGCATCCAGGACCTGCTGGCTGATGGGACTCTAACAGGTGAGAGGATTGAGATTCAGTCACTACAGACCCTGGCCTGGGGAGTATCTATCCACAGTGGGCTGTAGGGATTTGTTGTAGAAACAAGATGAGCATTCTGAGCAGTGGTGGGTGTTCAAAGAAGGGCACTGAATGGTTGGATGCAGTTACAAGGACATGTCGAGGCTTAGAGCTGGCTATGGAGTTATGAGGACAGGCAGCAAACCCTGATTTGACTCATCTAGCCAGGATTGGACATAATCAGAAAAGGTCAGGCAAGCAGGGGACCTGGAGGGCTCTTAGCTAGTTGTGAAGGAATGGGTGGATATTCTTAGATCAGATTGGGAGGTCCCAGGAGGACTCAGCTCCACAACCTGCATATCCTTACAGGTGTGATTGACGACCGGGGCAAGTTCATCTACATAACCCCAGAGGAACTGGCTGCTGTGGCCAACTTCATCCGACAGCGGGGCCGGGTGTCCATCACTGAGCTTGCCCAGGCCAGCAACTCCCTCATCGCCTGGGGCTAGGAGCCCCCACAACCCTGCCAGCCTGACCTCAGCTCTGCCTACTTGGACTCAGAGCTGGTGTGGCCTACCTGGCAGTACATCTTCATCTCTCCTCACCATCCTGAGGCAGTGATGGAGTGTGGCCAGGAAGTTGTAAATTAAAGGCCTGTGAGCACTGCTGAGCTTGGTGTGGCTTGGTGTGACAGAAGGCCTGGCCTGGGATCTCAGATGAGCTGGTGAAATTTAAGCCTCAGCAGATATCTGtgggggttgaggatgtagcagtggtagaatatttcctagcatgtgcaaggcccagggtttgatccccagcacca is a window from the Urocitellus parryii isolate mUroPar1 chromosome 6, mUroPar1.hap1, whole genome shotgun sequence genome containing:
- the Ddrgk1 gene encoding DDRGK domain-containing protein 1, whose translation is MVAPVVYLVAAALLVGLILFLTRSRGRAVAAGPESLHNEEDPIIADQVAQSRPLQPEEQRAGGRPRRRRDLGSRLQAQRRAQRIAWTEVDENEKEDVIPAQEEEDIEKPVETHLTGKIGAKKLRKLEEKQARKAQREAEEAEREERKRLESQREAEWKKEEERLRLEEEQKEEEERKAQEEQARREHEEYLKLKEAFVVEEEGVGETMTEEQSHSFLTEFINYIKQSKVVLLEDLASQVGLRTQDTINRIQDLLADGTLTGVIDDRGKFIYITPEELAAVANFIRQRGRVSITELAQASNSLIAWG